The following nucleotide sequence is from Clostridia bacterium.
CTTGGGTGTAGGAGCGGGGAGAGGTGCTACCCGTATCCGTCGAAAGGGAGCAGGAATAATCCTCTTTCTTGCCCGCAAGCAGGAGACGGACGTCGCCCGTGTCGCTCTTGACGGTGATGCTCGGCGAAGTGAGCGCCGCCGTCGCGACGACGTCGCCGGTATCCGTCTTGCAGCTAATCGAAGGCGCGGTCATCACGCCGCTGATCTTAATATCGCCCGTGTCGGTTTTCAGCGTGATTTTCTTCGCCTCGACCGCCGCCGAGATCGCGATTTTGCCCGTGTCCGTTTCCGCTTTCAATTCGTTCGCGACCGTAAGTTTGCCCGAAATGCGGACGTCGCCCGTGTCGACCTTGAAAGAAGCGTTTTGCTCCACGGTAATCTCGCCGTTCAGTTTAAGGGAACCCGTGTCCGTTTTCAGATTCAATTCGCTGAACGCGCGCGTTTCGGATTCTCTTCCGACAAAGACGTCCCCGGTATCCGTGTCCAAGGAAAGCGCGATCGTCTTGCCCGCGGGAACGGAGATCACGAAAGTCTTGCCTTTCCCGAAACTGAGACCCACGCGCCACCAACGGAAGCGGTTGCCGGATAAGGTCAGCGTCCCATCGGTCAAAACGGGATCGTAGACCTTGATCTCTCTTCCCTTTTTGTCAAACTTGTCGTAATACAGGATATGGATCTTTTCGTCCTCGGAATACGCGAGGGAAATATCATCGGTGTCCGCGTTTACGACGATCTTCGAGACGGCGGACGCATCCGCTTCAAAGGTCTTTTCTTCATACGTCACGTTGGAAATTTTGGAAAAATCCCAATCGTTTTTCGCCATGGCGACCGCAAAGATGCCGCCGCCGAGAAGAAGCAAGCAAATGCCTAAAATCAACAAAACAAAAATCGCTTTTTTCATACCTTACCTCCGAACGAATACCGCGCTCAAAAGCGATTTGATCGCGGTCGCGACAGCCTTCGTCGCAAGCATAAACCCGACGAAAACCAGAAGCCCGACCCCCGTCCCGGCGAGTCCCATTCCGACGTACGCGGGGATGATCAACCCCGTCGCGCCGAATAAGAACGGACCGACCGCCGCATAGGCGATGCCGGCGATCGCGACTCCGATCCCGGCGGCGCAACACGCCGCAAACGCGACGAGGACGCCGATCGCCGCTCCGAGAAGCGGAAGCGCCAAGATCATACCGACGAGCGCCATGGGCGAAGAACTCGACTTCTTTTCGGGAAGAGGAGTCTCTTCCTCTTCGAACCCGGAGATCGTCGCGCCGCTCGCTTGCCCGACGCGCCTCGCGCATTCTCTCGGCGAACCGAATTCCGCCGTGATCTCTTCCTCGCTTTGCCCGCGAGACATTTTTTCATCCTTCATTTCGCGATAGAATTCGATCGTTCTATCGCGTTCTGTCTTCGAGATCGTGGCGAGTTCCTTTTTGAGCTCGCGTTCCCACGCTTTGTATTTCATTATTTCCTCCCCCTTAACAGAAAACTTTTAATCTTTTCGAACTGATCCATCACCTCGATGAAATCGTCGATCTTCTTTTTGCCCTCTTCCGTGATCGAAAAGTAACGGCGAAGCCTGCCGTTAAACGCGACGGTCTTCGTCTTGACCGCGCCGCCTTTTTCGAGCCTGCGAAGGATCGGGTACAAGGTCGATTCCGATATGACGACGTGCGGCGCAAGATCGGATATGATCTTGTAGCCGTAAGACGGCTCTTCCTCGATCGCCGAAAGCACGCATATTTCCAACAGGCCTTTTTTGATTTGTGCGTCCATCTTTCACCTCATACTGCTCTATGCACCATATTGTACAATGCATAGTATTGCTTGTCAAGAGTTTTAGCGAAAAAATTTTCACCCGATTCACGAGCGTTTCCTTTTATTCTTTGCGCGTTATACGCGCGCATAGAAAAAAGATCTCGAACGGATCGAGACCTTTTTCGCTTTTTATCCGCTATTTCGCGAGCGCGTCCTCAATGACCCGCGCGACCTGCGCCGCGCAGCGCTTTGCGCCGAGCTCGGTCAGGTGAATCTTATCGTCGCAGATATTGCCGGCAACGTCCTCCGCGACCAACGCGTGTAAATCGTTGATTTGGACGCCGAGCGCTTGCAATTTCGGAACGACGAGCGCGTTAAAGCGGTCGATGTCCTCGTTTTTATTATATGGATAAGCGGGATTGACGGGCGTCGTCGTCGCGAAGATCACCTTCGGCGTGATTTTAAGAAGCGCCGTCGCGATGCGAAGGACGTTTTGCGCGTACTCTTCGTCCGTCGAGAAAAGGCTCCCGTCTCCGACGATATTCGCGACGTCCCACAAACCGCAGTTGAAGTGGATCACGTCGCACCCTTTGAGATCTTCTTTCAAATCGAACAAGAAGCGAAGCAGATTCTTCGCGAACTTGCAATTCTCTTTGGGCTGAAAAACCGCCGCCTTTCCTTTCAATAGTTTGGGCACGATGCGACCGTACCCGTATAAGCGAATCGAATCTCCCAAAAGCGCCACTTTCTTTTCCATCGTTCTCTCCTTTCGCGCGGCGGACCCGCGTTTTCTTATTATACATCTTCTCCAAAAAGAACGCTCTCTTTTTTCTGAAATTCCGCGGAATTTCTTTTAAATCGCCGCGCCCTCTTGCGCGGGAACGCGCCGAAATGCTATACTGTCGGAAAAAGCGAGGAAATTTATGGAAACGAAAACCTTCGAAAATATCGTCGCCGTCCGACTGGATAAAGGCGACGAGATCCTGACCTCTCTTCTCAAAGTCGCGAAAGACGAAAAGATCGCCTTTGCGGCCGTCTCCGGCATCGGCGCGACGGATGATTTCGAGGTCGGCGTCTTTGATCTCGAAAAGCAAGACTACGTCCGCGCGCGTTACGCGGGCAATCACGAGATCAATTCGCTCGCGGGCAACCTGACGACAAAGGGCGGCGAGCCTTACGTCCACCTGCATATGACCGCGGCGGGGCCCGGCGGAAAACTCGCAGGCGGTCACTTGCTCCGCGCCGTGATCTCCCTGACTGCCGAGATCTTCCTCGAAAAGATCGACGGCTCCGCAGGCAGAGCGTTCGACGAATCGCTCAAAATCAATCGGATCAAGTTCGACTGAACGAAATCGTTTCCACCCTCTTATCCCATTCCGATAAAAAACCCCGACTTGCGGTCGGGGTTTTTTCGTTGTTTTTACCGTTTGGTAATTCAGTTAAGGACGGCGTCGTGAGCGGCTCTCAAAACCTTATCGACCGCATCATCGGGGAAGCTGTCGTCCAAAATAACGCTGTACCAAGGATTGGGAGCTTTCGGGAAGGCGCTCCTCTTTACCGTCGGATGCGTCTTGGCGAGCTTCTCCGCATAGTCTTCCGGGAGACGGATCAAGAGGACGACCGCGCCGACTTCATAGACGTAGACGAAGCAGGCTTTCTTATCCCCGTTGATCGCATAGTGCGTGTCCGCGAGAGGCAGACCCGTCCGAGTCCTGTTCCCGCGGCAGTTGAGCTCGACGGCGTCGCCGTAATCCGCCGCCAAATAGCCGGCGATTCCTTTCTTGGTGCGCTCGACTTTCGTAACGGTCGCTTTCGCCGCAGCCAAGCTTTCCTTCAAAGAAAGTCCTTCCTTGCGCTTGCCGCCGCAATAGCCGTAGGCTTCATCCAAAATGCTTTGGATCTCGCTTTCGGGGAAGGTGTCGTCCACGATGACGCTGTACCAAGCGTGTTTCGCTTTCGGGAATGCGCTTCTCTTGACGAGCTCATGCTTCTCGGCGAGCGCGTTTCCGTACTTCTCATCCAGCTTGACGAGGAGCATCGTCGTCTCACCGACTTCGTAGACGTAGACGAAGCAGACGTTTTTATGATTCTCTCGGACGGCGTAGTGCGTGTCCGCGAGGGGCAGCCCCGTCTTCGTCTCGTTTTCGCGCCTGTTGAGTTCGACGCCGTCGTCATACTTCCCTTTCAGATAGTCCGCGACGTACTGCTTATGGACCTTGCTATGCGAAACCGTCGCCTTCGCGATCGCAAGGTTCTCTTTCAAAGAGACGGTATCCTCTTCGTGTTCTTCGAGCTCTTCCTCGGTGACCTCTTCGGCGTCTTCCGCGAACGCTTCGGCGTCCTCTTCGAGATCTTCTTCCGCGATGAGCTCGTCTTCAAACTCTTCAATCGCTTCTTCCGCCTCGTCGTCGACGATTTCTTCCGCGACTTCTTCCGCAACGGTTGCGACGGGTTCTTCGACGAATTCTTCGACCTCTTCGATCACGTCGTTCTTCGCTTCGCCTTCCGCGACTCGGATCTCCTCCGCCGCGATGCAAACGAGCGTCTTTTTGAGATCTATTACGCAGCGTTTCTCATTCAGATATTGCACCGACTGCAAAAGGATCTCGCCACCCTCGCCGAAGAGCGTATAACGATAGACACCCTTGTTCGTAACGTCCAA
It contains:
- a CDS encoding DUF4097 domain-containing protein; the encoded protein is MKKAIFVLLILGICLLLLGGGIFAVAMAKNDWDFSKISNVTYEEKTFEADASAVSKIVVNADTDDISLAYSEDEKIHILYYDKFDKKGREIKVYDPVLTDGTLTLSGNRFRWWRVGLSFGKGKTFVISVPAGKTIALSLDTDTGDVFVGRESETRAFSELNLKTDTGSLKLNGEITVEQNASFKVDTGDVRISGKLTVANELKAETDTGKIAISAAVEAKKITLKTDTGDIKISGVMTAPSISCKTDTGDVVATAALTSPSITVKSDTGDVRLLLAGKKEDYSCSLSTDTGSTSPRSYTQGDKRVDVDVDTGDIRLTFTEQ
- a CDS encoding DUF1700 domain-containing protein, encoding MKYKAWERELKKELATISKTERDRTIEFYREMKDEKMSRGQSEEEITAEFGSPRECARRVGQASGATISGFEEEETPLPEKKSSSSPMALVGMILALPLLGAAIGVLVAFAACCAAGIGVAIAGIAYAAVGPFLFGATGLIIPAYVGMGLAGTGVGLLVFVGFMLATKAVATAIKSLLSAVFVRR
- a CDS encoding PadR family transcriptional regulator, with protein sequence MDAQIKKGLLEICVLSAIEEEPSYGYKIISDLAPHVVISESTLYPILRRLEKGGAVKTKTVAFNGRLRRYFSITEEGKKKIDDFIEVMDQFEKIKSFLLRGRK
- a CDS encoding SGNH/GDSL hydrolase family protein produces the protein MEKKVALLGDSIRLYGYGRIVPKLLKGKAAVFQPKENCKFAKNLLRFLFDLKEDLKGCDVIHFNCGLWDVANIVGDGSLFSTDEEYAQNVLRIATALLKITPKVIFATTTPVNPAYPYNKNEDIDRFNALVVPKLQALGVQINDLHALVAEDVAGNICDDKIHLTELGAKRCAAQVARVIEDALAK
- a CDS encoding DNA-binding protein, whose amino-acid sequence is METKTFENIVAVRLDKGDEILTSLLKVAKDEKIAFAAVSGIGATDDFEVGVFDLEKQDYVRARYAGNHEINSLAGNLTTKGGEPYVHLHMTAAGPGGKLAGGHLLRAVISLTAEIFLEKIDGSAGRAFDESLKINRIKFD
- a CDS encoding SUR7/PalI family protein encodes the protein MTNQMANKTAIGAMLSLIGGDAGMNHKSFCIGWVLFIFACLMLAWFIGYLVSKKKRGCGLAGLCASGAVLVFGIIAICLHQCVIAIIGLVLAALAFSAFLIAFLKKGKAAPVEIKEEKKEEVKEEAPAPAPVKEVKKTEKVEKETGYYRITEDGAGKCTFVLFDDEGDHLSKEMGVFATEKEARDAIAVLRKVGKSALVENRVGDLEDSLPEPKFVLDVTNKGVYRYTLFGEGGEILLQSVQYLNEKRCVIDLKKTLVCIAAEEIRVAEGEAKNDVIEEVEEFVEEPVATVAEEVAEEIVDDEAEEAIEEFEDELIAEEDLEEDAEAFAEDAEEVTEEELEEHEEDTVSLKENLAIAKATVSHSKVHKQYVADYLKGKYDDGVELNRRENETKTGLPLADTHYAVRENHKNVCFVYVYEVGETTMLLVKLDEKYGNALAEKHELVKRSAFPKAKHAWYSVIVDDTFPESEIQSILDEAYGYCGGKRKEGLSLKESLAAAKATVTKVERTKKGIAGYLAADYGDAVELNCRGNRTRTGLPLADTHYAINGDKKACFVYVYEVGAVVLLIRLPEDYAEKLAKTHPTVKRSAFPKAPNPWYSVILDDSFPDDAVDKVLRAAHDAVLN